The Comamonas sp. GB3 AK4-5 genome includes a region encoding these proteins:
- a CDS encoding ABC transporter substrate-binding protein → MQLLSLLRPVLLCAAALGLAGCEKPAAQALETAAPADPAVAAARAPLRLQVCGQPVLYERIPQRAVTHGINITEMFLALGLGDRLVGYGGLRDLSRLPPEMRAQLAQVPDLSSQDMNLETLIHAQPDFVFSGWSYGFREGQITPASLAELGIASYVLSESCIRKIQRERVSLEDTFDDLLNLGRIFGIAERAQDLVDGQRAELRVLAQALQGITQWPKVFVFDSGTDIPVTTGRYAMPQAMIEAAGGSNIFDDLGSSWMRGNWEDVVDRDPDWIVIVDNDRPTPGGKKEFLLRKPELSHLKAIREQRFVLLDFAEATPGPRNVQAVRRIAQALHPERVAQP, encoded by the coding sequence ATGCAGCTCCTGTCTTTGCTACGCCCCGTTTTGCTCTGTGCTGCGGCCCTGGGGCTTGCGGGCTGCGAAAAACCAGCGGCGCAGGCCTTGGAGACGGCTGCACCCGCAGACCCAGCGGTGGCCGCAGCGCGCGCGCCACTGCGCCTCCAGGTCTGTGGCCAGCCCGTGCTCTACGAGCGCATACCCCAGCGCGCAGTCACCCATGGCATCAACATCACCGAGATGTTTCTGGCCCTGGGCCTGGGCGATCGCCTGGTGGGCTATGGGGGCCTGCGTGACCTGAGTCGGCTGCCGCCGGAGATGCGTGCCCAGCTGGCCCAGGTCCCCGATCTGTCCAGCCAGGACATGAACCTGGAAACACTGATCCATGCCCAGCCGGATTTTGTCTTCAGCGGCTGGTCCTATGGCTTTCGCGAAGGCCAGATCACGCCTGCCAGCCTGGCCGAGCTGGGCATTGCCAGCTACGTGCTCAGTGAATCCTGCATACGCAAGATCCAGCGCGAGCGCGTATCGCTGGAGGACACGTTTGACGACCTGCTCAACCTGGGCCGTATCTTCGGCATTGCCGAGCGTGCCCAGGATCTGGTCGATGGGCAGCGCGCCGAGCTGCGGGTCCTGGCCCAGGCCCTGCAAGGCATTACGCAGTGGCCCAAGGTGTTTGTGTTTGACAGCGGCACCGACATTCCCGTGACCACAGGCCGCTACGCCATGCCCCAGGCCATGATCGAGGCTGCAGGCGGCAGCAACATCTTTGACGATCTGGGCAGCAGCTGGATGCGCGGCAACTGGGAGGATGTGGTTGACCGCGATCCGGACTGGATCGTCATCGTCGACAACGACAGGCCCACGCCCGGGGGCAAAAAAGAATTTCTGCTGCGCAAGCCCGAGCTCTCCCATCTCAAGGCCATACGCGAGCAGCGCTTTGTGCTGCTGGACTTTGCCGAGGCCACGCCCGGTCCTCGCAATGTGCAGGCCGTGCGCCGCATCGCCCAGGCCTTGCACCCTGAGCGGGTGGCGCAGCCATGA